The Carcharodon carcharias isolate sCarCar2 chromosome 2, sCarCar2.pri, whole genome shotgun sequence genomic sequence atcctgaggggccttgacagggtggatgtggagaagatggttcctcttgtgggaaaatctagaactaggggtccctatttaaaaataaggggtcacccatttaaaacgcagatgaggtgaaattttttctctcggagtgtcataagtctttggaaccctcttcctgaaaaggtagtggaagcaaagtctttggatattttaaagacagagatggatagattcttggtaaacaagggggtggtgggttatcgggggtaagcAGGATGCAGAtatcaggttactatcagatcagccatgaccttattaagtggcggtgcaggctcgaggggccgaatggcctacccctgctcctcattcGCAATGGAGACATTAGTCTCCATGAACTGGCTGCAATAGCATACCTTATGCTTGGGGAGACTTGAGAATTGCAATTTACTGCTGGCAGATTAATTTATAGGCCTCAAATATATCACACCTCAGCCCTCCTGCTGTGAAGCTGCTTCTATTGCAAGGGGATCATGTGCAGTAAGGAAAACTTCAGTCCTTTGCCAGAATAGGGACTGATTGGCCTATTAAGTGGCTTCCTGCTTCTGCCAACTGAGTGAGTGGTTCCTACCAGTGGGTGCCCACTTTGAGAAAAGCACACAGAGGTGGGAACAAGTTGCAGGGCTGTCTCATGATTTCAAAACTTCCATTTCTCCCTTTCTACAAAGTTGCCTCTGCGAGGCTGGAAAAATCCAGCCCTAGGTTTTTGACTTATTGCAGTTTAAgagcaaaatgaaaaaaaaagtaaaatctCAGCAATAAAAAATTAATAACAAACACAAGTTTCtatttgaacatttttaattGCAGCTTATAGACCTGGGAAAGGTACAGACCGTGTTGGAGTCCTCTATTGGCCATGCTGTCACTGCCTTGCAGTTTCTGACGGCATTTTGGTTTTCACAGTCTACATATAACATCTTGCAACACCACCCTGAGAAACGACCATTTTACCTTCTCTTCTTTCCTGCGTTCACCTTGTGGTGAGTCAGCCCATTAGTTAGTTGGTTTCTTTGCAAACAATTAAAGGAGGATAGGCTGCTGCTTTTTTTTGAGAGAGACAGCCTGGAAGAGCCCAGTATCATTGTGTTCCAGTATGTCCCAATGGTAAACTACATTATATATTCCTGACACAAGTTATATTGCGTCACGTGCTTAATAAATGGAGTCAACCATTTCCCTACAATGTTAGGGAGAGAAGTGGTTTTCCTAGCTTTCTATATGTAATTGTGTGGTTTGTGTGATGGCATATATGACTAAATACATggcgatggcacagtggtattgctgCAGGATTAATAATCCAaaaacccaaggtaatgctcctgggacctgggtttgaatcccgcacggcagatggtggaatttgaattcaatgaaaatctggaattaaaagtttaacgatgaccacaaaaccattgttgattgttgtaaaaacccatctggttcactaatgacgaGCGCAATATTTTGCCCATAGTACTTCAGTGGTACTTTGGGATCTCCTGTGATCAGGAAAGGCAACCCAACCTTTTAACAGAAGCTTATGTTGTTCTTTTCCTTTTCCCCTCCGTTTCAAATCGCAATAACCCACTCAAAAAAATCTAACCTTGAGCCCTTTCCTTGCAAACCTCTAGTCATCTcccacctccctttcctttccaaagtcTTTGAATGTGTTGCCTCCAAGATCTGTGCCCACCTTTCTTACAATTCCATTTGAATTCTTCAATCAAGCTTCCTCCGCTACCATAGCACTAAATTAGTCCACAAGTGACAACTTTTATAACTGTGCTTGGCTGATCACTCCATGCTGCTCCAACACATCTCCATTGTTCAGCCTAGTGGCACTCTTCTTACATGGTTCCACCCTTATGTATCCAATTGTAGCTAGAATATCTCTAACAGTGCCTTCTCTTTCCTATTTCCATTCATCTGGAATTCCTCCAAGGATCCATCCAAGACCCGTCTTTCTCATCTAAATGAAGtctctcacccctggaaccattcccatcaatcttttctgcaccccctccaatgcttCACATCCTAACTAAAGTGTGGTGCTGAGAATTGAGCATAcgactccagctgaggctgaatctCTGTATCATAAACATTCATCATAAGCTTCCTAGCTTTTATACTtaatgcttctatttataaaaccaTTTTGAATTATGATAATTGATTAGCCCTCCATGAATATATCATctgattttctttttgtttgcatCCACAGGTTTTTAGCAGTACCCATCAGCAGCCTTTTTGGACAATTTATTATCGTAAGCTGGAAACGTGAACGTATCATGAACACGATTGTGCTTTTTTTGAAGTTCTATGTCTATGCTGTTATGCTGGTAGGTAAAAGAGTTTTAGGTATTTGTGATGCTAAGTGGAAATAAATTGATGTATAAATATGCACCTTCTTCCACTACCAATTGGGTACTTCAATAGAAAGTCCCATCTATTAAGatttcacctttttaaaaaaaaaactggcgcATTGAGAACAGCCAAAAAAAAACCCTTGTTAGAACACCTGCCAGTAAAAGTTTTCTTAAAAAATATATGCGCTCTTAATCTACTTGTGCTATGGATTCCATCCCATTACTTTCTCTGTGAGACAGCAAGAGGAATGAGCAATGCTGAATTCCAATATATAGCAATATCCACAGCTGAGCAGGCCATAAACAGAGGACCCAGGAGAATCAAGGTCTATTGATGAAGGGAAAGGGACACACAAGTGGCTGTGAGACTATATTAGGAGCACCACTGTTGGAATATAATATGAAACATATTATTTATTTACTAAATAAATGATCAAAAGGAAGAGGCATTTTATATACTTTATCCATAAAAATCAAATTATTCATACAGTTgccaactcacctcctgtctccccaaagtctgtctatCTACAAGGCAGAGGTCTGGAGTATGATTGAATACTCTACAGTTGTCTGGAGTGTGATGAAGTACTCTCCAgtagtctggatgagtgcagctccagcaacattcaagaggcttgacaccatccaggacaaagcagcccccttgatcagCATCCGATCTACCACCTTGAATACTCCATGTGCTCCATgatgtacagcagcagcagggtgtactatgtgcaagatgcactgcagcaacttgccaagcgtCTTTtgacagcacttttcaaacctgcaacctctaccacctagaaggacaagagcagcagatgcatgggaacaccactacttgcAAGCAGGGCCCAGGAGAGAAATTACAGGCCCTGGTGCTTCTGCTGTTTCCAggccccatcccccctccccctacttAACCTTCCCCCTCAATCATGCATATTATTTTTTTGAATTGGTTTCAATTAATATTTGATATCATAGCCTGAGGCTAATAAATCCAAAATGTAATCGCTTTTTATGTTAAACCAAAGTTGATAAACTCAGGGATGTGCATTTTTTAACTACCACCATTTCTGCATGTTATTTGTAGCATTCAGATGTAGCATACATTGTCCATGTTTCCTTATAGATTTTTTGTTCTGAAGTGTGAGATATTGGCACCTCCTTGACATCTTCATCCTGCATTTATTAGTTTGCAGGATACACTGACAAATTCCAATATATAAAGTTATCTTGAAGATTCTTAACTGTACTTTTTACCTGCTATTTGAACTGTATTGAAATCTTTATTTCCAAAAGACTGTAATACAGAGATGTCAATTAATTTACAACCATTTAATTTAGTTTGCAGAGCTCTGGGTTAAATTTGAGACTTGCATAGTCTGTCCTTATGGTTTACATTAATTGGGATACAATAAATTAAACTTgttctcttcagttccaaagaagagtcatatgggactcaaaatgttaactccgcttctctctccacagatgctgtagacctgctgtgtttctccagcactttcagtttttatttcagatttccagcacctgcagtattttgcttttattttagattaaACTCATTGTTTTAATTAAAATACCATGAATatggtgtgtttatatttttctTACGAAAATGCAATGGACCTCATCATTAAATCCATCAAGTGCATATTTAAAATGCTTTTTCATCGTTTATCATGTCTGCATTTAACATTGTTGTGTGCGTTTGAAAATATTCATGAAATCTTCCCACAAATCAGTGTGTCAGGATTACAATAATCCCAACATCCACATTTAAATCCTTCACTGTTATCTCTCGGTATGAGCTGGCTGATGGAATATTAAAGACAAGGCTATTAAtgtaaaatttttaatttaattattcAACAGATCAGACAGTTCGTAGTTATACTGAGGTCTTGCACCTCATTATGATGTTTATCAAAAAGAAGCCAAATGTGTTTATTTCGCTATCCCTTCATTTGAAGTATTTTGTGTTCGGACATATTTATAAGCCTTACCCTACAGATTAGGATGCTCAGATTGAGTGAGAAATTGTGCTAATGGTAGGAGCTTCACTAACTGGAAGTCCCGGCCGCAGCTCTGCATCTCATAGGCTAATATGGTTGGGGATGGTCCAATCATCAGAGCGGAGGTTCTGGGAATTGTAGACAACATTGTCCGGTCTTTATCCGATTGGATCAAAACCCCCCCCAAAAATCCATTTGATTGACAGGTACCTTGCTTCCAACCTCCCCACACTGCCCAGGTAGTCAGGAAAATATGTTGAGTCATGAAGCAAGCAGATTCATGGGAAATATTTGCTTGAGTGTGGGCCCCCCACAGAGCACAGACCACAGTGTTTTGCATCTTGTGCACTCTGCTTTCCCAGGCCCTGCCTGCAAATTCcctttcaagccacacaccatcctgacttgttgctggatcaaaatcctggaacccttcctacagccctgtgggtgtacttgcaccaaatagactgcagtagttcaagaagatgctcaccaccaccttctcaagggcaattagggattggtaacaaatgttgtccttgccaccaacccccatcccataaaagaataaaaaagtggAATTAATTAATATTTGAATAATATTCTGGGGagacgatggcgtagtggtattgttgctggactagtgatccagaggcccagggtaatgctttggggaccccggttcgaatcctgccacagcagatggtggaatttgaattcaataaaaatctggaattaaaagtctaatgatgatgaccattggtgattgttgtaaaaacccatctggttcactcatgtcctttagggaaggaaatccgtcgcccttacctggtctggcctacgtgtcctacatgtgactccagacccacagcaatgtggttgactcttaaaatgcccactgaaatggcctagcaagccactcagttgtatcatactgctacaaagtcacaaaaaaggaatgaaacaggacggggaccacctggcatcgatataggcactggaaatgacaacagcaatctcagccctattgaccctgcaaagtcctccttactaatatctggatgctagtgccaaaattgggagagctgtctcacagactactcAAGCAACAGCATGACATAGCCATCCTTagtcatgtcccagacaccaccaccaccaccaccatccctgggtatgtcctatcccacgggcaggacaggcccagcagaggtggcagcacagtgttacacagtcgggagggagttgccctgggagttctcagcatcgactctggaccccatgaagtctcatggcatcaggtcaaacatgggcaaggaaaccaccacataccaccctccctcagctgatgaatcagtgctcctccacgttgaacatcacttggaggaagcactgaggggggtaagggcgcagaatgtactctgggtgggggacttcaatgtccatcaccaagggtggctcggtagcaccactactgaccgagctggccaagtcctaaattacatagctgctagactgggatgtggcaggtggtgagggaaccaacaagagggaaaaacatatttgacctcatcctcaccaacctgcctgctgcagatgcagctgtccatgacagcatcggtaggagtgaccaccgcacagtcattgtggagatgaagtcctgccttcaagtTGAGGATccccctccatcgtgttgtgtggcactaccaccgtgctaaatgggatagatttcggacagatctaacaactcaagactgggcatccatgaggcgctgtgggccatcagcagcaacagaattgtattcaaccgcAATCTCtaaactcatggcctggcatatcccccatctaccattatcatcaagtcaggggatcaaccctggttcaatgaagagtgcaggaaagcaGCACCAGCttttcctaaaaatgaggtgtcaacctggtgaagctataacgcaggactacttgcatgccaaacagcataagcagcaagtgatagacagagctaagtgatcccacaaccaacaggtcaggtctaagctctgcagtcctgccacatccagccgtgaatggtggtggacaattaaacaattcactggaggaggaggctccacaaataatccccatcctcaatgatggaggacacCAGTGCAAAtgataatgctgaagcatttgctacaatcttcagccagaagtgccgagttgatgatccatctcggcctcctctggaggtccccagcatcacagaagccagtcttcaaccaatttgattcactccatgtgatatcaagaaacgctgaaggcaccggatactgcaaaggctatgggccctgacaatattctggcaacagtactgaagacttgtgctccaaaatttGCCATGCcactagctaagctgttccagtacagctacaacactggcatctacccagctatgtgggaaattgcccaggtatgtcctgcacaaaaaaagcaggacaaatccaacccggccaattaccaccccatcagtctactcaccatcatcagtaaagtaatggaagaagtcatcaatagtgctatcaagcggcacttgtttagcaataacttgttcactgacgcccagttccaccagggccactcagctcctgacctcattacagccctggttcaaacaggttgaatagagctgaactcccaaaatgagatgagagtgactgcccttgacatcaaggcatcatttaacagagtgtggcatcaaggagccctagcaaaactggagtcaatgggaatcaaggggaaaacccatcgctggttggagtcatacctagcacaaaggaagatggttgtggttgttggaggtcaatcatctcagctccaggacatcaccacaggagttccccagggtagagtcctcagcccaaccatcttcagctgcttcatcaatgaccttccttcaatcataagatatgaattggggatgttcgctgatgattgcagcaccattcgtgattcctcagatactgaagccatgTGCaagtccaaatgtagcaagacctggacaatatccaggtttgggctgacaagtgttaagtaacattcacaccacataagtgtcaggcaatgactatctcaaacaagagagaatccaatcatctccccttgatgttcaatggcattagcatcattgAATCCCTgattatcaacttcctgggggttaccactgaccagaaattgaactggactagccatataactcctgtggctagaagagcaggtcagaagataggaatcgtgcgacgagtaacccacctcctgactccccaaagcctgtccaccatctacaaggcacaaatcagtagtgtgatggaatagtgcccacttgcctggatgagtgcagttcccacaacactcaagaagcttgacaccatccaggacaaagcagcccacttgattggcaccacatccacaaacattcactccctccaccaccaatgcacattggcagcagtgtgtaccatctacaagatgcatttcaggaattcaccaaggatccttcgacaaACAAGCATAAGATTTCCCTATCACATTgacgccttccaaacccacaaccactattatctagaaggacatgagcagcaaatggatgggaacaccatcaccaggaagttcccctccaagtcatttatcatcctgacttggaaatatatcgctgttccttcactgtcactgggccaaaatcctggaactcccttctcaaCAGCACTGAggttgtgcctacaccacatggactgcagtggttcaagaaggcagctcaccaccaccttctctagggcaactaggaatgggcattaaatgctggtacagccagagaagcccacattcaatgcatgaataaaaaaaattatttgatcATAAGTTTAACATATACTCTTGTTTTTTTTAGTTTCTAACCAGGCCATTCCAAACAAACATAAGATTTCCCTATCACATTGACACCTCACGGATTGCACTTATGAGATACGCATCAGAATCGCAGGAAAATTTTGAGAAATTAGGACACCATATATACAGAAACATCAGTGTCACTAATTTCATTAATGACAATTCCCCAGCTCTCAATGGTAATGGATCCAACAGAATGGGACTGCAAGAGGTAAGATAAGAACTGTCCATGCAGTTTTAAAATAGATTGTGTGGAATTTAGTGTTAGTATCTTTGATGGAATCCAGCTTTGACTGGGAGAACATATGCTTTTTTTGGGCTGCAACTCACGGATGGAATTTGGTAAGGTTGTGGAGCCAATTCTCCAAATTATACAATTGGCTATAATTTACCACAAATTTACAATAAATTCCTAACCTCATGTAACAATTGTACAAGGAAGGTTGCTGAAGAAAGTGGGCTGCTTCTATTTTACACACAATACATGTTAAATAGCTGGCAGGCATCTTAGCTGTTACGTGTAACTGAACTAGGTAACCAAAACATTAGCTCCTGGCTTTAGATTATGTCTTGGCTCCAAAGTCTTAAGTGCTCTCATCACACATTTAACAGTTGTAAAACTAAAGAGATGATGGGTTCAATCAAGTCAGCATCTGAGGCAGAAAGGGTTGGGGACATCTTTTCAGGATTCAGTGTCACTATACCAATAATTATACCTAAGGCCTGTTGTGAAAGTTGTCAATTGAACTATATTAGAGCAGCCTTTCCATGCTACTCTTCAGTAAAATGATAACCGTAGGGAAGGAGCAAGAAATCTTTAGGTACGATATATAGTGGTTCTAAATTGattcttagctctgaagaagagtcatatggactcagaacatttaactctgtttctctctccacaaatgctgccagacctgctgagtttttccagcattttctgtttttacttcacatctccaacatccacagtattttgctttcatctgagCCTCTAATGTTAGCTGCAAAAGTTTTCTTTCAGCTTCCTAATTATTTTGTGGGAACTTAATTGGTAGGTTTGTCCAATTTAGATCTTCTTTAATTTTGAAACATGCCTTTCTATCTATTACAAAGGTATCTCGTTGGGCACCGTGGAAGAGCACATTGCTCTGCAGTTAGCTTATTCTTGATGCTGACACAAAGTCTAGACTTGTAATGCACATCAAAAGAGGCAAATATTTTATGCTTTGTCTATTTCTAAGAGTTCTGTCAATACTTCTGTCTACCTGTGTAGCATCTACAGACACACCTCTAAGCACCATTGAGTCAATTGAACATTAGGATTCTGAAACATGTTTTCCTTTCAATAGCTTGGTTGATCTGTGGCCCAGCCAGATAGCAGCTAATATCTTTAAACTTTCTATTGCTGAAGGATGTTCCAGATGTCGGTGTTAACActtgcagattttttttaacctGATCTTAAAGATAAAAGGAAACAGGAAAAAGAGTAAAGTACATATACAGGGATGCAATAGgcaaaagttttattttattgaGTAACCAAATGAAGGGTCAAGATCCAAAGTCTTGGACAAGTGTAATAGAGATGATGGAATCAATTAGAAAGTAGTAATTAGGGCCATCAAGCTTGGACATAAAACATTTGCAGATTGTAGAACTAAGGAAAGACTGAGGGTTGTAAggtatttcccagtttttatattCTGAGAAAGCATGAGTTTGAGTcgtaaatggcctagcaagttttGATTGATGGTAAAGGAGGAAAGTTGGAACTAGACAGTAGTGCTCAGAGGAGTAGTAATTATATTGTTGCATTGACAAAGACAAGGAGAAAGCCATTGTAATCTTATCCTGGCATATTCCTATAAAATGGAGATGCAATTTTTTCATGAAGACAACACTTGTTGCTTTTTGTTTTTTGCCAGAGCTTTCAGTACAGCAGTTAGTTACTTCAATACGGTGTCTGACATGCAGTTGTAGGGTGTGctgtgaatatctagttcatggttcatgtgttttaatatataatttttaattttatgaATTTGAGtcttaactgtagaaaatgggagaAATGCAATTAAAGTAAGCTTGGAATCTATTACACTTAAAATATTGGGGGCATGTCGACTTATgaggttaacagctagaaagatAGTGATATTAAAACAGCAGGTAGGCTTACTTGGCTGAAGAGCTGGAGAtgtgggctggaattttctggccccactgtGCCAGATATTGACGCCATTGACATAGGACCCCACtggtgggcagggctggaaagTTCAGGCCATGATGTCTGCAATGCTTGCAAAGAAGGGTAGTGCAGAGTGATTGTTTCTGTTTTGGGAGTTAAGAGCTAAATTAATTCAAAAGCGTTCAGTAAACCCTGAAAGGTTTAAAATccacttagataaaaacaaaaaaaactgcagatgctggaaatccaaaacaaaaacagaattacctggaaaaactcagcaggtctggcagcatcggcggagaagaaaagagttgacgtttcgagtcctcatgacccttcgacagaacttgagtgagtccaagaaaggggtgaaataacaccttaaaccagcttatatttcacccctttcttggactcactcaagttctgtcgaagggtcatgaggactcgaaacgtcaactcttttcttctccgccgatgctgccagacctactgagtttttccaggtaattctgtttttgtttaaaatccaCTTACTTCATTAGATTAAAGAAGAAATTATAAATGAGAAACAATTAATCAATAGATCAGTTTGAGGACGTCCCAGAGCAGGCTAGGTTGTTATTGGAGAtcctctggtttcaatttatctgggtgtttgctgAGTTAGTTAGTTGTAGTTTGGACTtcatgtggtttgcagctcaTGAGAGAAGTTGCCAAAGTAAATGGTAGTTAGATATCCCTGCATTGAAAGCAGAGTAAAGAAATTAACTTAATCACTGGCCACATGGAATGCAGGGGAGGCTTAATCCCAGTTTGAATTATGTAAGggaacagaagctggaagattgccTAGTTTGAAACTACTGGAAGAATCTACAGTGCTGCTCCTCAGAATCATGTGCCAAAGAAAACAACAAGCAGCTTAACTTGGAAGCATTGAAAAGTAACCAGACTGAGGCACCCGCAGCCAAGATGGTAAGTTTACCTCTGAGAATAGATGGAGCTCCAGAGGACTGTGGTATTCTTATGGGTGGTCCCtacagaagtaaataactttaagatTGATGTGTCTTATAAGAGAATTCTTTGGGGGAGTAAGAAGCAAACCTGAGTTATAAACCATATTGTTAATAGTACTTGTTTTGTTTAATTCTtgtatatacaataaagttttgttttgtttaaaaaaaaagtgaaatcGTCTGGTGTAGTTCTATTGGTTAAAACAAAATTTTCAGATTTCTCTTAAATGTTAACGCCCCCTAACTGGATCGTAACAAGTGACTGACCTTATTTGTTTTACTTGATAGGATACAGATTTGACTAGAGGTCTCTTGGAAAGAACCCAAAGCCCAATTGATTCCAGATTTGGGTTCATTAAGAAGCAAGAGGTATAATATAATAAGTTCTACAACTAAAACATtaagttaaaaataaaatgattatGCTTTAGGAATATTTCCAACCAAAAAGCTCTTCAAACTATCACCTGATCTCCCTTACTATTGCTCCATTTGGGATCTGGAGCTTGGTGATTGTGATGTTCAGCTCCTAAAATGGAGCGGCGTGTTTATCTGACCTGGGAGTAACTATTGAGGAAAGCCTTTGTAGATTGGCAGCTGCTTGTCTATCCTTTGTTTTTGTCCTTAGTTGGAGATCAAATTATCAAAATCAGAAAAACCAGCAGGAAACAATTGGCTTTCTTATTATATGCTTTTGGCACTTTGAAGACTTGTAAGACTTGACCTGGAATTATGTTTTTTCACTGGTGTTTCCTTTCAACTACTGTAGAATAATATTGTGGATTATGCTAATTGATTCTTATAAACATACAAATTCATTGGCCAGGGTTCTGTGGCCTCTGGCGTGGCGTGTGTCCCCCGATCagtcatttaaatctccattcagctcGGCGGGAGCGTAATATCCCGCTAGGCGGAAggagccataaaatcctggccattatgtTTCCAGCCCtcatgaaaaatatttttaatttcaTATGAAAATAACCTTTTGATTCAGAAGAGAATGCTTAGGCATAATATAACCAATTTGCTCAAGTGTGGCACTGTGACTCCTGGTACCTATGTGTGCACATTATAAACTGGATAATCTATACTCCCATCATGGGGAATAAATCGATATTTTAGCTCAGGACAAGCTGTAGAcaatggaagtttaaaaaaaataggcGTGTGCAGCAGCAACATGGTGTATAATTTTTGTGCCTTTAAGGGATCAATTTTAAAAACCCACTGCTGGTGAGAAATGTATAAAGTTATGTATAAAATGACCCCGACACATGGCTTACTGCTTCCTTGTGTCTTGTGCATGGTATAATTTATATGAGAGGCGAGTTTAGAGAAACAGGTATTGAGAGACTCgtaagggagatttaatagaagtgttcagAATTATGAAGAGTTTTTGATAGAGAAAATGGGAACAAACTTTTTCACAGACATGAAAGTTAATAaaaattggctggaattttccagcacccccgcccccccccacctcccccaatcccccctccccgccaGGTTCCCCTGTGGTGAGGCAGGTatgccattgaaatctccgttcacatcagCAGGACTGGTAGATCCCGCAGGTGTGAGCGGCTGACAAATTCCAGCCAATTGAGTTAAAACGATTACTTCAATTGGAGACTAAAAGGGTTGGAAGCTCACTGTAGAAAACATGAATATATACTGTATGATAAGTGTTTTAAATTGATTcagttttattttcatttttgtcaAGACAAACCTATGGATTTAGTGAGGAACTCCCAAGTTTGTCATCTGCAAGAAAGCCAGTTTTAAATGGATCCAACTCTGACATGCTAAAAATGAACATGTAAAGTCCAGTATGACAATATTACTGTTGGCATTCTAATTCTAACTCTGCGggcataattaatgcagctgtATTTAGAACACTTATTATGTATGCTAGGTTATCCATTTTAAGTCTCATATTCAAAACATGTTTAGTTACAAGAAATAAATATTGCAGTTATCTCAGTGAAATGTATCTTTTTGTGTCAGTAACTGAAAAACTTGATTATAGAATAAATACAAA encodes the following:
- the LOC121287073 gene encoding transmembrane protein 145-like yields the protein MYAWFFINEKHLIDLGKVQTVLESSIGHAVTALQFLTAFWFSQSTYNILQHHPEKRPFYLLFFPAFTLWFLAVPISSLFGQFIIVSWKRERIMNTIVLFLKFYVYAVMLFLTRPFQTNIRFPYHIDTSRIALMRYASESQENFEKLGHHIYRNISVTNFINDNSPALNGNGSNRMGLQESFQYSS